The following coding sequences lie in one Ictalurus punctatus breed USDA103 chromosome 16, Coco_2.0, whole genome shotgun sequence genomic window:
- the glis3 gene encoding zinc finger protein GLIS3 isoform X1: MNEKGCNLLVSPTSMPKSLGAITGQQVPHIRVHAGSSRSCSHPGSGMDTGAVAPGSTVLLPALSLRRQVLTNGKHHGTFSIPQSSWQQVSSLPVPPGNSNTARLTGSQSGVRGSHTLGPSRKLLGEYGRSNLQVTSSAMVVQSVSPVSTIQSSASHCPPSSLGLFVPFTDARSVLSRESLASTTLSIAESQSIRSSKLDWPYGYRVLPPLGQQSSFSQTAEGPELLNLPPGTAMSGATSSSNPTSLPAYLFKEDFNSPHQASRSKKRALSISPLSDGIGIDLNSIIRTSPTSLVAYIIGSQSSPSSQHTPSPLQSDVCGHLLGVRGNCIPNPNFGYHGPKASSSLGQTFIRNHHSERVSVCMQRLEEQGTHDSHMGGTNLVVEHQLLPGQEILISNISEGDNDPHNSLERTTHFQVEISAIVRSPSPPMGPPPPYHSHHERRLPGGHLGCAQNPADSRSIPPTDKPGVLPSALCPMLEEEDGELDDFNGVHCCCWLDCNATYSHQEELVKHIEKLHIDQRKGEDFICFWAGCPRRHKPFNARYKLLIHMRVHSGEKPNSCTFEGCQKAFSRLENLKIHLRSHTGEKPYTCQHPGCQKAFSNSSDRAKHQRTHVDMKPYACQIQGCQKRYTDPSSLRKHVKSHSTKEQQARKKLRASTEVYRDGLSECLTIQPLQHNLSPLELTESRSPCLPADMYTGVFSLNQSSQVTPGQVQHSACGSHVPLSALPPSNSRFDAPVTQHPTHQATPSVPHSHHHMVAAQINSRLPGYPEHTAASLPPPQDSFPSHAQTVCSPSYTGSARTGKQISACSMMQIPVFEDSLGSSCTAQQEPELIHRALSSIGEFDPQGRSEDSLGDPEHSVSDDNYLHIRAHHLDRRPSQLSCVYTEG; this comes from the exons ATGAATGAGAAAGGCTGCAACCTCCTGGTCTCTCCCACCAGCATGCCAAAGTCTCTGGGTGCCATAACTGGGCAGCAGGTGCCTCACATCCGAGTGCATGCTGGTAGCTCCCGCTCTTGCTCACATCCTGGCAGTGGAATGGACACTGGAGCTGTAGCTCCTGGGAGTACGGTACTTCTACCTGCTCTGAGCCTGCGCAGGCAAGTGCTGACCAATGGGAAGCATCATGGCACCTTCAGCATCCCGCAATCTTCGTGGCAGCAAGTGTCTTCACTTCCTGTCCCACCTGGCAATTCCAATACAGCGAGATTAACTGGCTCACAGAGTGGTGTCAGAG GTTCTCACACATTGGGGCCCAGCAGAAAGCTGTTGGGCGAGTATGGCAGATCAAACCTGCAAGTGACAAGCAGTGCTATGGTTGTACAGAGCGTGAGTCCAGTGTCCACTATCCAAAGCTCTGCTTCGCACTGCCCTCCTTCCTCTCTGGGCCTTTTTGTGCCCTTCACAGATGCCAG GTCGGTGTTGTCCAGAGAGTCCCTGGCTTCCACTACACTCAGCATCGCAGAGAGCCAATCTATACGCAGCAGCAAGTTGGACTGGCCCTATGGCTATCGTGTGCTGCCACCATTAGGTCAGCAGAGCAGCTTTAGCCAGACAGCTGAAGGTCCAGAACTTCTGAACCTCCCACCAGGTACTGCCATGTCCGGAGCCACCAGTAGCTCCAATCCAACTTCACTTCCTGCTTACCTGTTTAAGGAAGACTTCAACAGCCCCCATCAAGCCAGCCGTTCCAAAAAAAGAGCCCTCTCTATCTCACCTCTATCTGATGGCATTGGCATCGACTTAAACTCCATTATTCGGACATCACCGACCTCTTTGGTGGCATACATAATTGGTTCCCAAAGTTCTCCATCCTCACAGCATACTCCCTCACCACTGCAGTCTGACGTATGTGGGCATCTCTTGGGAGTCCGGGGAAACTGTATCCCCAATCCCAACTTTGGCTACCACGGTCCCAAAGCCAGTTCCTCTCTTGGTCAGACCTTTATACGCAACCACCATTCTGAAAGGGTGAGTGTCTGCATGCAGAGGTTAGAGGAACAGGGTACACATGACAGCCACATGGGAGGAACTAATCTCGTAGTGGAGCATCAGCTTCTGCCAGGACAGGAAATTCTGATAAGCAACATTTCAGAAGGGGATAATGATCCTCATAACAGTCTGGAAAGAACTACGCACTTTCAAGTTGAAATTTCAGCCATTGTTAGGTCCCCAAGCCCACCTATGGGACCCCCACCACCCTATCACTCCCACCATGAACGCCGACTACCAGGTGGCCACCTGGGGTGTGCTCAGAATCCCGCAGACTCACGCTCTATACCTCCTACAGACAAACCTGGTGTTCTGCCCTCGGCTCTGTGCCCAATGTTAGAGGAGGAAGACGGGGAGCTTGATGATTTTAATGGGGTACACTGTTGCTGTTGGCTGGATTGTAATGCCACATACAGTCACCAAGAGGAGCTGGTCAAGCACATCGAGAAACTACATATCGATCAGCGCAAAGGCGAGGACTTCATCTGCTTCTGGGCAGGGTGTCCACGCAGACACAAGCCTTTCAATGCGCGTTACAAACTCCTAATCCACATGCGGGTTCATTCGGGGGAGAAACCTAACAGCTGTACG TTTGAAGGCTGCCAGAAGGCGTTTTCTCGCCTAGAGAACCTCAAAATCCACCTACGGAgccacacaggagagaaaccgtacACATGTCAGCACCCCGGCTGTCAGAAAGCCTTCAGCAACTCCAGCGACCGCGCCAAGCACCAGCGCACGCATGTCGACATG AAACCTTACGCGTGTCAGATTCAAGGCTGCCAAAAACGCTACACCGATCCCAGCTCTTTACGAAAGCACGTCAAATCACACTCCACCAAGGAGCAGCAGGCCAGGAAGAAG CTGAGGGCAAGCACTGAGGTCTACCGGGATGGACTTTCTGAATGTTTAACTATCCAGCCTCTGCAGCACAACCTGTCACCGCTGGAGCTGACTGAGAGCCGTTCTCCTTGTCTTCCTGCTGACATGTACACAG GTGTGTTCTCTCTCAACCAGTCCAGCCAGGTGACTCCTGGTCAGGTTCAGCATTCCGCCTGTGGCTCTCATGTCCCATTGTCTGCACTACCGCCATCGAACAGCAG gtttgatgcTCCTGTGACACAGCATCCGACCCACCAGGCCACACCTTCAGTTCCTCATTCGCACCACCACATGGTGGCAGCACAAATAAACAGCCGACTTCCAGGATACCCGGAGCACACCGCAGcatccctccctcctcctcagGACA GTTTCCCGAGTCATGCGCAGACGGTGTGCTCGCCTTCATACACTGGGTCGGCGCGGACAGGAAAGCAGATCTCTGCCTGTTCCATGATGCAGATCCCCGTGTTCGAGGACAGTCTGGGTTCCTCGTGCACAGCTCAACAGGAACCTGAGCTTATCCACCGAGCTCTGTCGAGCATCGGAG AGTTTGATCCACAGGGCAGATCTGAGGATTCTTTAGGTGATCCGGAGCATTCCGTGTCAGATGATAACTACCTTCACATACGTGCACATCACTTGGACCGACGCCCAAGCCAGCTCTCATGCGTCTACACGGAGGGGTGA
- the glis3 gene encoding zinc finger protein GLIS3 isoform X2, translating into MNEKGCNLLVSPTSMPKSLGAITGQQVPHIRVHAGSSRSCSHPGSGMDTGAVAPGSTVLLPALSLRRQVLTNGKHHGTFSIPQSSWQQVSSLPVPPGNSNTARLTGSQSGVRGSHTLGPSRKLLGEYGRSNLQVTSSAMVVQSVSPVSTIQSSASHCPPSSLGLFVPFTDARSVLSRESLASTTLSIAESQSIRSSKLDWPYGYRVLPPLGQQSSFSQTAEGPELLNLPPGTAMSGATSSSNPTSLPAYLFKEDFNSPHQASRSKKRALSISPLSDGIGIDLNSIIRTSPTSLVAYIIGSQSSPSSQHTPSPLQSDVCGHLLGVRGNCIPNPNFGYHGPKASSSLGQTFIRNHHSERVSVCMQRLEEQGTHDSHMGGTNLVVEHQLLPGQEILISNISEGDNDPHNSLERTTHFQVEISAIVRSPSPPMGPPPPYHSHHERRLPGGHLGCAQNPADSRSIPPTDKPGVLPSALCPMLEEEDGELDDFNGVHCCCWLDCNATYSHQEELVKHIEKLHIDQRKGEDFICFWAGCPRRHKPFNARYKLLIHMRVHSGEKPNSCTFEGCQKAFSRLENLKIHLRSHTGEKPYTCQHPGCQKAFSNSSDRAKHQRTHVDMKPYACQIQGCQKRYTDPSSLRKHVKSHSTKEQQARKKLRASTEVYRDGLSECLTIQPLQHNLSPLELTESRSPCLPADMYTGVFSLNQSSQVTPGQVQHSACGSHVPLSALPPSNSRFDAPVTQHPTHQATPSVPHSHHHMVAAQINSRLPGYPEHTAASLPPPQDSFPSHAQTVCSPSYTGSARTGKQISACSMMQIPVFEDSLGSSCTAQQEPELIHRALSSIGGQI; encoded by the exons ATGAATGAGAAAGGCTGCAACCTCCTGGTCTCTCCCACCAGCATGCCAAAGTCTCTGGGTGCCATAACTGGGCAGCAGGTGCCTCACATCCGAGTGCATGCTGGTAGCTCCCGCTCTTGCTCACATCCTGGCAGTGGAATGGACACTGGAGCTGTAGCTCCTGGGAGTACGGTACTTCTACCTGCTCTGAGCCTGCGCAGGCAAGTGCTGACCAATGGGAAGCATCATGGCACCTTCAGCATCCCGCAATCTTCGTGGCAGCAAGTGTCTTCACTTCCTGTCCCACCTGGCAATTCCAATACAGCGAGATTAACTGGCTCACAGAGTGGTGTCAGAG GTTCTCACACATTGGGGCCCAGCAGAAAGCTGTTGGGCGAGTATGGCAGATCAAACCTGCAAGTGACAAGCAGTGCTATGGTTGTACAGAGCGTGAGTCCAGTGTCCACTATCCAAAGCTCTGCTTCGCACTGCCCTCCTTCCTCTCTGGGCCTTTTTGTGCCCTTCACAGATGCCAG GTCGGTGTTGTCCAGAGAGTCCCTGGCTTCCACTACACTCAGCATCGCAGAGAGCCAATCTATACGCAGCAGCAAGTTGGACTGGCCCTATGGCTATCGTGTGCTGCCACCATTAGGTCAGCAGAGCAGCTTTAGCCAGACAGCTGAAGGTCCAGAACTTCTGAACCTCCCACCAGGTACTGCCATGTCCGGAGCCACCAGTAGCTCCAATCCAACTTCACTTCCTGCTTACCTGTTTAAGGAAGACTTCAACAGCCCCCATCAAGCCAGCCGTTCCAAAAAAAGAGCCCTCTCTATCTCACCTCTATCTGATGGCATTGGCATCGACTTAAACTCCATTATTCGGACATCACCGACCTCTTTGGTGGCATACATAATTGGTTCCCAAAGTTCTCCATCCTCACAGCATACTCCCTCACCACTGCAGTCTGACGTATGTGGGCATCTCTTGGGAGTCCGGGGAAACTGTATCCCCAATCCCAACTTTGGCTACCACGGTCCCAAAGCCAGTTCCTCTCTTGGTCAGACCTTTATACGCAACCACCATTCTGAAAGGGTGAGTGTCTGCATGCAGAGGTTAGAGGAACAGGGTACACATGACAGCCACATGGGAGGAACTAATCTCGTAGTGGAGCATCAGCTTCTGCCAGGACAGGAAATTCTGATAAGCAACATTTCAGAAGGGGATAATGATCCTCATAACAGTCTGGAAAGAACTACGCACTTTCAAGTTGAAATTTCAGCCATTGTTAGGTCCCCAAGCCCACCTATGGGACCCCCACCACCCTATCACTCCCACCATGAACGCCGACTACCAGGTGGCCACCTGGGGTGTGCTCAGAATCCCGCAGACTCACGCTCTATACCTCCTACAGACAAACCTGGTGTTCTGCCCTCGGCTCTGTGCCCAATGTTAGAGGAGGAAGACGGGGAGCTTGATGATTTTAATGGGGTACACTGTTGCTGTTGGCTGGATTGTAATGCCACATACAGTCACCAAGAGGAGCTGGTCAAGCACATCGAGAAACTACATATCGATCAGCGCAAAGGCGAGGACTTCATCTGCTTCTGGGCAGGGTGTCCACGCAGACACAAGCCTTTCAATGCGCGTTACAAACTCCTAATCCACATGCGGGTTCATTCGGGGGAGAAACCTAACAGCTGTACG TTTGAAGGCTGCCAGAAGGCGTTTTCTCGCCTAGAGAACCTCAAAATCCACCTACGGAgccacacaggagagaaaccgtacACATGTCAGCACCCCGGCTGTCAGAAAGCCTTCAGCAACTCCAGCGACCGCGCCAAGCACCAGCGCACGCATGTCGACATG AAACCTTACGCGTGTCAGATTCAAGGCTGCCAAAAACGCTACACCGATCCCAGCTCTTTACGAAAGCACGTCAAATCACACTCCACCAAGGAGCAGCAGGCCAGGAAGAAG CTGAGGGCAAGCACTGAGGTCTACCGGGATGGACTTTCTGAATGTTTAACTATCCAGCCTCTGCAGCACAACCTGTCACCGCTGGAGCTGACTGAGAGCCGTTCTCCTTGTCTTCCTGCTGACATGTACACAG GTGTGTTCTCTCTCAACCAGTCCAGCCAGGTGACTCCTGGTCAGGTTCAGCATTCCGCCTGTGGCTCTCATGTCCCATTGTCTGCACTACCGCCATCGAACAGCAG gtttgatgcTCCTGTGACACAGCATCCGACCCACCAGGCCACACCTTCAGTTCCTCATTCGCACCACCACATGGTGGCAGCACAAATAAACAGCCGACTTCCAGGATACCCGGAGCACACCGCAGcatccctccctcctcctcagGACA GTTTCCCGAGTCATGCGCAGACGGTGTGCTCGCCTTCATACACTGGGTCGGCGCGGACAGGAAAGCAGATCTCTGCCTGTTCCATGATGCAGATCCCCGTGTTCGAGGACAGTCTGGGTTCCTCGTGCACAGCTCAACAGGAACCTGAGCTTATCCACCGAGCTCTGTCGAGCATCGGAG GGCAGATCTGA
- the glis3 gene encoding zinc finger protein GLIS3 isoform X3, with protein sequence MNEKGCNLLVSPTSMPKSLGAITGQQVPHIRVHAGSSRSCSHPGSGMDTGAVAPGSTVLLPALSLRRQVLTNGKHHGTFSIPQSSWQQVSSLPVPPGNSNTARLTGSQSGVRGSHTLGPSRKLLGEYGRSNLQVTSSAMVVQSVSPVSTIQSSASHCPPSSLGLFVPFTDARSVLSRESLASTTLSIAESQSIRSSKLDWPYGYRVLPPLGQQSSFSQTAEGPELLNLPPGTAMSGATSSSNPTSLPAYLFKEDFNSPHQASRSKKRALSISPLSDGIGIDLNSIIRTSPTSLVAYIIGSQSSPSSQHTPSPLQSDVCGHLLGVRGNCIPNPNFGYHGPKASSSLGQTFIRNHHSERVSVCMQRLEEQGTHDSHMGGTNLVVEHQLLPGQEILISNISEGDNDPHNSLERTTHFQVEISAIVRSPSPPMGPPPPYHSHHERRLPGGHLGCAQNPADSRSIPPTDKPGVLPSALCPMLEEEDGELDDFNGVHCCCWLDCNATYSHQEELVKHIEKLHIDQRKGEDFICFWAGCPRRHKPFNARYKLLIHMRVHSGEKPNSCTFEGCQKAFSRLENLKIHLRSHTGEKPYTCQHPGCQKAFSNSSDRAKHQRTHVDMKPYACQIQGCQKRYTDPSSLRKHVKSHSTKEQQARKKLRASTEVYRDGLSECLTIQPLQHNLSPLELTESRSPCLPADMYTVQPGDSWSGSAFRLWLSCPIVCTTAIEQQV encoded by the exons ATGAATGAGAAAGGCTGCAACCTCCTGGTCTCTCCCACCAGCATGCCAAAGTCTCTGGGTGCCATAACTGGGCAGCAGGTGCCTCACATCCGAGTGCATGCTGGTAGCTCCCGCTCTTGCTCACATCCTGGCAGTGGAATGGACACTGGAGCTGTAGCTCCTGGGAGTACGGTACTTCTACCTGCTCTGAGCCTGCGCAGGCAAGTGCTGACCAATGGGAAGCATCATGGCACCTTCAGCATCCCGCAATCTTCGTGGCAGCAAGTGTCTTCACTTCCTGTCCCACCTGGCAATTCCAATACAGCGAGATTAACTGGCTCACAGAGTGGTGTCAGAG GTTCTCACACATTGGGGCCCAGCAGAAAGCTGTTGGGCGAGTATGGCAGATCAAACCTGCAAGTGACAAGCAGTGCTATGGTTGTACAGAGCGTGAGTCCAGTGTCCACTATCCAAAGCTCTGCTTCGCACTGCCCTCCTTCCTCTCTGGGCCTTTTTGTGCCCTTCACAGATGCCAG GTCGGTGTTGTCCAGAGAGTCCCTGGCTTCCACTACACTCAGCATCGCAGAGAGCCAATCTATACGCAGCAGCAAGTTGGACTGGCCCTATGGCTATCGTGTGCTGCCACCATTAGGTCAGCAGAGCAGCTTTAGCCAGACAGCTGAAGGTCCAGAACTTCTGAACCTCCCACCAGGTACTGCCATGTCCGGAGCCACCAGTAGCTCCAATCCAACTTCACTTCCTGCTTACCTGTTTAAGGAAGACTTCAACAGCCCCCATCAAGCCAGCCGTTCCAAAAAAAGAGCCCTCTCTATCTCACCTCTATCTGATGGCATTGGCATCGACTTAAACTCCATTATTCGGACATCACCGACCTCTTTGGTGGCATACATAATTGGTTCCCAAAGTTCTCCATCCTCACAGCATACTCCCTCACCACTGCAGTCTGACGTATGTGGGCATCTCTTGGGAGTCCGGGGAAACTGTATCCCCAATCCCAACTTTGGCTACCACGGTCCCAAAGCCAGTTCCTCTCTTGGTCAGACCTTTATACGCAACCACCATTCTGAAAGGGTGAGTGTCTGCATGCAGAGGTTAGAGGAACAGGGTACACATGACAGCCACATGGGAGGAACTAATCTCGTAGTGGAGCATCAGCTTCTGCCAGGACAGGAAATTCTGATAAGCAACATTTCAGAAGGGGATAATGATCCTCATAACAGTCTGGAAAGAACTACGCACTTTCAAGTTGAAATTTCAGCCATTGTTAGGTCCCCAAGCCCACCTATGGGACCCCCACCACCCTATCACTCCCACCATGAACGCCGACTACCAGGTGGCCACCTGGGGTGTGCTCAGAATCCCGCAGACTCACGCTCTATACCTCCTACAGACAAACCTGGTGTTCTGCCCTCGGCTCTGTGCCCAATGTTAGAGGAGGAAGACGGGGAGCTTGATGATTTTAATGGGGTACACTGTTGCTGTTGGCTGGATTGTAATGCCACATACAGTCACCAAGAGGAGCTGGTCAAGCACATCGAGAAACTACATATCGATCAGCGCAAAGGCGAGGACTTCATCTGCTTCTGGGCAGGGTGTCCACGCAGACACAAGCCTTTCAATGCGCGTTACAAACTCCTAATCCACATGCGGGTTCATTCGGGGGAGAAACCTAACAGCTGTACG TTTGAAGGCTGCCAGAAGGCGTTTTCTCGCCTAGAGAACCTCAAAATCCACCTACGGAgccacacaggagagaaaccgtacACATGTCAGCACCCCGGCTGTCAGAAAGCCTTCAGCAACTCCAGCGACCGCGCCAAGCACCAGCGCACGCATGTCGACATG AAACCTTACGCGTGTCAGATTCAAGGCTGCCAAAAACGCTACACCGATCCCAGCTCTTTACGAAAGCACGTCAAATCACACTCCACCAAGGAGCAGCAGGCCAGGAAGAAG CTGAGGGCAAGCACTGAGGTCTACCGGGATGGACTTTCTGAATGTTTAACTATCCAGCCTCTGCAGCACAACCTGTCACCGCTGGAGCTGACTGAGAGCCGTTCTCCTTGTCTTCCTGCTGACATGTACACAG TCCAGCCAGGTGACTCCTGGTCAGGTTCAGCATTCCGCCTGTGGCTCTCATGTCCCATTGTCTGCACTACCGCCATCGAACAGCAG gtttga